CGTCGTCTTCTTCGTCATCCTCGTCAAGGAGGCCATGCACCTGTGACCCATCCCCACCTTTGTCAATGTCTCTGAGCCTGAGGAGTATATTCTGAACCTCCTCTGTGTTCTCCTCACCACTGGCTTGGATCTCTGCGAGCCTAGAGAGAAGTTGGAGGGCCTCTGGCCCACCCggttccacctcctctcccagcTGTTCTGTGAGGTTTTCCATCTGTCCCTCGTTCTTCCTCAACCGGAGTAAAATATCATGCATCTTCTCTCTACTTTCCTTCTCTGTCAGCCCTGTATTCTTCAACTCCTCAAACACTGATTCTTTGTAGAATTCTTCAGAACATCCAGAGTGGCCTGGGCTTCTGTAACAAGCCAAGCTGCAGTATGTTATGTTGCAACGTGGGCAGGTATACTTATATGGCTGGGATAAACACAGGCCACAGACTTGGGGCATGGATCCAGCATTTGTGGTGTCATTTGTTATGGCAGGGGCCAAAAGGTCACTGGTGTTTGACGCTCCTCTTCTGGGAAGTACAATGCCATCTTTTTCAACAGGATCTTCCTCCGTCTCTAGATCCAGAGGGTCTTCCTCTTTAGGACCGATGTCTGTTAACATACACCGCAAACGCGATGGCAGTTTTCGTCTGACAATCGGCTGCATGGTTGGAGAGAGGTATGTTGCTCAAGTCAGTTCATCTACATGGTACATAGTTGGGCAAACTGAAAGGGAAACGAGAGACAACTGTTACTTTGACGCAGGATTATGGACAACCATAAACGAGACAGCAAGTTAAATGTGTTTTAAGTGAATAACTAAGTGTTTCTCTGACACAGTGCTTTCCATTACAAAACGGTGCAACTCTACACATGCTTGACTCGATGCCAAATCGTCAACATGACGTTAGGGAGCTGTCAAGATAGAGGAACCATGCTCTGTAATCGAAAAACTGAGAAAACTATAGCTCACCTTGCAGTGTCCAGCGCAGCACTGATAAATTCAATTTAAAATCCGTTTTTATATCAGGGGCACCATCGACTCAAACTTAAAAACTAGGTCAAATAAATATAGCTACAATCAGCGCCGATTTCTTGAAGAGTGTCGCTGCTTGATGACGTCAGGTTAAAAACAACACACAGGAAGTAGTTGCATAAAAGTCCTAAATTATATAAACTGTGGTGCCCCTTCACGTTTAAACTTTTAAGAAGGGGTGGAAAATAACTATTTACGTATTGTAATCGAGCAAGGTACTTTGTTATTTGACgtttttgacccaagtacttatTTACTTAATTACACTAGAACCAGGCCAGAGTACTGCGTAAAATTAGAATGATAACAGACAAACTTACATGCACAATAATAAACCAATctgctggaaatgtaatcaaatttcGCAGGATTGGGCACAGTATTTTCACCATTTCACATGTCCCATCTTGGATGACTatgttggatgatggctggtgacAAGCAAGAAACAGAGGTCTTGGAAGACGATattgaagaaaaagaaacattgaattTCAGAGAtgaaaagctaattaaaagtaacaaaGTACTTGTACTCAAataacattttaagtgaagtattTTATGTTTAGTTGAGTATGATGCAAATAGTCAGTTTTTCAAGACAATCAAGATGATAGGATTGTACCATGACTGACAAATGTTTATTGTTTTGGTACAGCAACATAATACAAACTCTTGCCTAAAGCATCAGAAAATACAACATGGTTGTCTTTGTGACATATTGACATAAGAAATGAAAGAGGATGACATTGTGCAACGATATATAGATTATTAGTCAATTGCAATCCTGGAACATCTTTGTATTTTTTACCAGATATTTTCAGAATTcagtcattcattttcaatggcatcatcaaaaaatacattaaaagccTTTCCTCAACAGCCACTCTTTCAGTTCTTGATCGACATGACCCTTGACTCTAATTGATCCGGTGACTTCATTAACTTGTGTAGGGACCTGTTTTCCTGTAACTTGCAGCATGTAGTCTTTGATATCCTTGTCaagtgcctgtcaaaaaaagagaatgtaatgaaatgtaatcaaaaacaacaaccaaaaatacaGTAATTTAAAAAGTTACACAGCAAAAACTACTCAACATGAAGAGATATTTTGTCATTTGCTGAGAGACCAGGTCAGAGGTAATATGGCAAGAAAAAGATGCAGTATGCCTCACTCACCCAAATATCCCCTTCGACCTTCCGCACTACTGTGGACTTCTGACTTCCGCTTCTGACATCTGTGTAGACTGGTATATTGTGCATGCGAGAACGTCGGATCATGTATGGCAGGTCAGGTGGAACTTCTTTAGAAGAAACAGACAGTTGAAAGAGAAATCcattagtccagtgtttctcaaccttttttaggccaaggcaccctttcaattcatgaaaaatttcaaggcaccccaaatcaacaagccgtaacatggcatcgtatccgatatcacacaagcttagaaaagtaacacatttggagacgtcacacaacctatgttGGAAGTGGAAGCTAATGGGGAGACGTACatttacttaattgtgcgtaaatggcagaggaaagattccactgactaagcatcaatttattaatttagacaaatatatattatatgacataatttatttctcagccacgtttccgcggcacccctgaggggggcgcaCACCGgtagagaaacactgcattagtcaGTTTCAAAAGTGCCCCGCTTCTATTTATGAGTTTTTAAAAACTGAACAATTTTGCAGTATATAGTTTATCTTTATTGTGTATAGTTATCTTTGTTCTGCTAGAGAGAGCTCATCAGTGATGACACAAAACACTTGTTCGATCACCTTTCCTTGATATTCCGTGGCAAGTTGCAAAACTGCCCCGATATGAAACAGACCACACAAACAGACTTTTGAAGAAGAATGTGTTTGGCCTTACCTGGTGGTGGCGTCCAGCCAGAGGGGGAAGGCCCATCATGTTTGGGAGGTTTAGGAATACGAGAGGATGGTATTAATCGCTCAACAAATGCATACTCTTCTGTAGACTCAACTACACCGGTAGGCTTTTCTGTGTCAGGTGTGGGGGCTGTCTGgttagaagaagaaaaacaattgGTAAGGCACAGCACAAAGAttacatttgggaaaaaaaacagttttaacaAAGCAAAACAGTACTGGGTAAAACTAAGTCATTATTTGCATTTCTTTCTCAACGTCCATCCACCTGGTTAGCATGTTTTCAGACTTATTCTGACTCCATGCATGCTGCACTCTTGCTGAGATTAGCTGTCGTTCTCAACCAAAGTCTAGCACACACAGTACTTGACAAAATTGTAGAGCAAGAAGTAGAGAGGGTGAACAGGGAGCACACAAATTCTGGCCAGTCCCACCACTTGTAAGTACGACAATAACAATAATCCTCCCGTGTTTTTAATCATGGAAATGCAATATTTAGTATATAGATATGTTGATACTACATGTGCTCTGGGAAAAAAGGAACAAAATCTTTACAAACATGCATAACATAACGAGAGATACATTTGCATTATCTTCCATAGCCATTATGCTCAATATGTCAACGTCCCCTTCCCATCACATTTATTCAAAGTCATCTTCTGTCATATAAATGTAAAATTCCGACAAAGAAACTACAATGCCCACACAATATGTTGAGGACATGGCTTTGCTTTGTCAAATATTGCAGTTAGTGTCAAAGGTCTGTCATCATGGCTAACCTGAAAAAGACGCAAGGTCGCCCTAATTATTCATTAGGAAACCTGTTTTTGTTTTACAGTTTAATTTGTTAATATACCAACCTGTAGCGATCTTGCACCGTTGTAAATGTGTCTATTTAGTCCAAATATTCTAACAATTTTGCATACGTTCATATTCGCGTTTCTGATggaggccgccatgtttgtgcGTTTCGTCCTACGGGTCCTGGGATGTGTCACGTGGTGTCGAGTTTTGACACCTTTCAGCCGCAGAAAAAATAAAAGCCCACCTCGAAATTATCATTTTTTTCTGATTATGCTAGGCCTACTAGATGTGTTTGAGTAAATGAACATTGTTCCTCCGAATTTCAaatgagaacattaagagcctttattttcaaaataaatcGCAAAAAATGGCAATGTTTTCAGAACAAAAAAATGCCCCCAAAAAGCCATATTCACTTCAAAACAACATAGTATAGGCTAGTAATCCAGGTAAAAGGGTGATAAGTCGCCTCACACCccttgctggtagtttattatgTGAACAACACGTTtagctgttgcttcatcaggttcactctagTAGTAGACATGTAGTAAGTAATCATGTTTTAACTTAgcaagagttcagaaatcaatatttggtagaATAACCCTGAATTTTTAAACAAAACTTTCCTGGCGTGCTCTCCACCAatctttcacattgttcttggatgactttattccaggcctgATGCAAACAAAATCAAGTTGCTGAAGATGGCTTGTGACCATtggcattggcacctgccaacaggccaaatgctggtaaaacttggatGTGGCTAGTAATCatttcactagccaatttggcagcttattccttagaATGACATATCAGAGTACCTGCTGTGTGTCCTTGGTGTATCAATtgttttaagttcaagaaaatgcTCAGGTAGGGGCCTATTTAGTttccatttgtttgatttatttccatgttctATGCACTCATGGTCTTCTTTTGTTCTTGCTTCTTGCTTTCTCTTGATCACATTTCAGAAGTTTTCAATTGGGCTCGGGCCCAGAGTTTGGGCTGGCCATGACAGGGCTTCAACTCCATCCACACACTAATTAACCAAGATACATGGCTTGGAGCAGTGTCCTGCTGAAACAATCTTCAGAGTTGGGGGACAGTGTCAAATAAGAGTGCTTTATAGTCACCAGTTCTACATAGAGTACACGGAAGCAAGTTTTCTTCCAAGATAACTTTGTATGTGACTTCAGTGACACGCCCTTCGTAAAGATGAATCTGACCCATTTCTGCCTTGCTGGAGCAAATCACGTATCCGACCAGAGAGGGTTTATAGGTAGAAAGGTTGATccgactcccatcctccacttgtgcttgtgtggcCTCGCGTCTTGCTGACGCCCCACCTCTGTGGAAATAacaataagtttccccgctgtcaacctagccacaacttttAGGGAACTGTTCATTCACCATCCCTATtgcaaaatgagaaaatgacattagaattgtgactatgaaagatattgaattaattttcagtCGTCCGTGACGTCATCATGagttcacaagcaggcaagtgtgcaagggaggacggaagtccccatattggaatccacccaaggTGATGGAGGACCACCGGATCGATGCCCTGTCATGGATAGCCCAAACTGTTGGCCTCAGCCAAAGTGAAAACTTCTGATATGTGCTGAAGAGGAAGATGGATGGTCACAAACCATCGAACCTAGCTCAGAAACATGAATTATTGTaccaggcctggaataaagtcaATCCAGGGGAAATATGAAAGACTGGTGGAAAGCATGCCAAGcataccaaatattgatttctgaacgcTTCCCAAGTTAAAACATTTAAAGTGAACATCATCTCGTTTTCCTTTCCTGTTTTTGCTCATTTGTCGTTTCCTTGCCGTATTTTGACCATTTgtcattttctgcaaataaagcTCCAAATGACAATGAAAACAATGAAACAAGAAGGTGCATTTTACTCGAATACAGGCCTAGTAGTAAAACCAGAAAAGGCACCCTATACACAGCACAATACATGTTAATATTAATTTAAAATGTTAATGCTGTCTGTTAGAAACAGAATTAAACTTCTCAGACCTAGTTGGCCTAGTTGCTTACAATTGTTTTGTGAATCCCCCTGTGATTTTTCCTGCCTTTGTTGGTCTCACATATCAAGTTTGTTTGATGTtttcattattgttttgttttatattgTGCCCAGAATGTATTCTATCCCAAATGGAAGGTTGTGCTGTCCTGGATGCGTTTAGCCTTCCCGGAACCCTGAAGGTAAGACACACTATGTGTACATGAgatgcatgagtgtgcatgtggtaTATACCTTTGGATGTAGAACTTTGTAGAACAAATTAATATGATCTACACAGAAAAAGATTCCCATATCATGCATAAGCATAACTCAGAAGATTCATATTTATTAGCTCATCATTTGATCATCTGTGGGCTGGCCTTCATTAGGCTCCATACATGAGACACAATACAACTTCTATCCACTTCCATCCACAAAGTCTTCTGGTGATTTCTGGTCATTCAGATCGAATCACAAACACATATGGATCCAGCAGGGGCCATCCACATACTGATTGACAGTTCTGTGTCAATTCAACAAACATGGTCTTGTGGTATAGGTTCAGTAACCACAACCAGTAACATACAGTCTGTGGCACTCATCTCCGACACAAATTATTCCCTTGTACTTGGCAGGTTGGCGTTATAAGGTCTTCCTCTGGGATTTTCCAACTGGGTCCACCAGCACAACTGTTCCCCATGAGGCCAATGCTGCAACACAGATACAAAATAAAAGGTAACTTCCAGGGATCACAAGACTACTGGCATTTGCATGCCCTCCTTAGTAGCCTTATGTAAAACATAATGAGTAAGATTGTAGCTTATTTGAATTCAATTAAGGTAGTGAGGGACAACCTTGATTCAGAAGCTACACAATGTCACATATCCCAAATGACCTGGTTGTACCTGTCCAAACatggatttgtacaggaaggtgttacatcctgctgggcattgctgcctgtcgcacctcctccggtgcccatgtgtcagctgcagggtcatcagtcgggaaccaccgtACATCAACGTCAACATCTACTTAGGacatttggacaggtaaaaccaggtagtttggaatatgtggcaccttTTCTAACAGCTTCTGCATCCAAGTTGCCCACCTTCACTGAAGCTCTACAGCAGACATGTTCCACTAGTAGCCTTATGTAAAGCAAAAATAACTTCAGTACAGCATTGTTACCAATCAAACCTGTATAGCTATATTTGAAAATAggtcattatgacaggaaaaacgTGTTACCTGCGGCAAATACAATTTGGAACACTGTGCCAATGGTTGTGGGACCTCCCACTTTCATCGTGTTGCGTGCTCCATTGAAGACGTATCCCGCTGATAACATGAGTCCAGTGCCCGTGAGGAGTCGACAACTCCAGCAGCCGCCAAATAAAGGTTTCGGTGGGCTGGCACCTGGTTGTGCTGGCACTTGTCCGGTCGGCGAATCACCCATCACTCAAAATTGTTGAAGTACAGTCAACTTGGATTGGAAATGTCAATCCGATAACCTGAAAGGCACCGTTTTTTGAAGGTAACCTATCTTACCAGCCCAGAGGTCAACTCAACTTGAATGGTTTGCAATGGCAATATATTTGAACCTTTTCCCACAATTCACATATGATGAAAACTTCAAACTGGGCCCCCAAAACGCGCATAAAACGCAATTCATGTGCTCAAATTAAGGCCAAAACACTGCTGGCTGTCCGACGTGCAACACATCCGAGGGGATCTCACCATAAACTTCCTGGAATGACGTTTCGgaattttcaaaataaaagttccaTTGGA
This window of the Engraulis encrasicolus isolate BLACKSEA-1 chromosome 7, IST_EnEncr_1.0, whole genome shotgun sequence genome carries:
- the mrpl49 gene encoding mitochondrial ribosomal protein L49, translated to MAASIRNANMNVCKIVRIFGLNRHIYNGARSLQTAPTPDTEKPTGVVESTEEYAFVERLIPSSRIPKPPKHDGPSPSGWTPPPEVPPDLPYMIRRSRMHNIPVYTDVRSGSQKSTVVRKVEGDIWALDKDIKDYMLQVTGKQVPTQVNEVTGSIRVKGHVDQELKEWLLRKGF